The DNA sequence GATTATAGTGGCTTTGcggcttttgcttttgcccttGCACTTACTCTTGTTTAATGTTActaatataagtaaaagtagtCTTTACTATTTTATTGACAAGTCGGGAATATACCTCTGAACACACTTATACACACATAAACACTATATCAGAAATCCTGCTTATTATACCGCTATAAGGACCACAGAACAAGAAGGCTTTActaaactttaataataataactagGGTAGTagtaataagtaaaaaaggaTGCCTAGTTCTTCTATATAATATAGGTATTGGATGGCTATTGCCTTAGGTAATAGGCTGATGGATAAGATAAAGGCCCCAGACTTGGCACCCAGTCTTAAACCCCAAGTACCTACCgacatgtatatatatattcctCCGTAGCGCAGGCTAAATGCGTGTAGACAGTGACGCGGTGGTGTAAAAAAGGAGTAGTAAATGTAAGTATATGTCTTAGAGAttatttagtatataatgCAAATAAATGCATGCATTAGCAGAGAATATATAAACAACTGTAAAAGCGCAAGTGGATTTCCGTTACTAACCTAAGCGAGGCGGGAGTGGCGCGGCGTGGCGtcgctggcgctgcgggCGGGGCGGGTTGGGCAGTGCACGAAAGGCCGAGTGTGAGACGAGAGCTGTTGCGCACGGGGATCGGAGGAGAGCAGCGCATCACACTTAGACTCGCTCCGAGCAAGATCAATCTCCATGCAGATCAACCTTGGACCCCCAGAGACTCGACGCCCACAGACGAGATAGACTGCACGCTCACAGACGAGATGGACTTGACAACCACGGGCCGCATCGACGTCTACGTTGAAAAGATTAACCAAGCCCTGACGAACGCTATAAATCACTTGGTCTCAAAGAGGTATCCTTGCAAGTCAACTTGGACTTACAAATCTCAGTCTCAACAAGAACCCCAACCTTTCAGGGAAGCTATATCATCTACGGATAGCCATCAGGCTGCGTTGCGATGGGCCAAAGCGGCACAGTTAATGGCTAAACCTGCGGATCTTCCATATTGCCCCGACTTTCAATACAATGGCAAGTGCGCAAAAGATGGCCTGGAAAAGAGCATCATGTATATGGATGCCATATATGGGC is a window from the Trichoderma atroviride chromosome 5, complete sequence genome containing:
- a CDS encoding uncharacterized protein (EggNog:ENOG41), with product MDLTTTGRIDVYVEKINQALTNAINHLVSKRYPCKSTWTYKSQSQQEPQPFREAISSTDSHQAALRWAKAAQLMAKPADLPYCPDFQYNGKCAKDGLEKSIMYMDAIYGPGNTSQPWPINPDLPDNLDCSVPS